TCCCGGAGCCTGTTGCTGGAGCTACAGACGCTCGGTGCCGTCATTGACGCCGATGCGCACTGTGCGCAGGCGGCCCTGGTCAAGGCGAAAATGGCTGCCAGTGCGCTGGAAAAACTCTCGGAGAAACATGACAAGGACTGTGAGGATGCCGCATTGGTTGATGAACAAAAGTTCCTGGATGAGCTGGCCCTCACCCGCCGGGCAGGCCGGGCATGACCGCCGTGGGTGCAGGCACTTTGCTTGCTGCCGTGGCCCCTGCCCGCCGTGCGAGCGGAGGCGACCACGGCCAGGAGAGGACAGGCTTTTCCGACAGCCTGCAGGGCGCGGTTGACGCGGGCCTCGGTGACGGGGGTGCCGTGCAGCAAGCGCCGGCAGCAGCCGACCCTGGACTCTTCGGAGCAGAAGGAAGTCACGCGCACGGCGCCGAGCAGCTAGCGTCGTGGCCCGTAAACCACGCCATCCCGACAGGGCTGACGGGAATTGCTGCTCCGTTCACCACCGTGACCGGAACACCTGACGCCGCGCTGAGCGCCGAAGCGTCAGATAATGCTGCGCTTGTCGCTGCAACGGCTGTAGGAGCGATCAGCGACGCAGGGCCGGCGACTCCGGCTGCTCCGGCTGCGGCCACTGATGCAGCAAAAGCACCTGCAGCTGCTGTGGCGAATGCGCCGGTAGCGGCCGCACCCATATCAGCCGCAGGACCCGCAGCAGTCCCTGGCAGCACTGTCCCTGGCGCCGACGTGGCCAGCCCGGACTCAACCAGCCCTAGCCCAACCGGCACCGTCTTGACCAGTGCAGCCTTGACCAGTGCAGCCTTGACCAGTGCAGCCTTGACCAGTGCAGTGCCGAATGGGGCGCCGGGAGCAGCCGGGCCAGCGCCCGGAGCAGCATCTGCGCCGGCGACAGCCAGCCCACCCGTCCAGGTGGTGCCGGCAGATGGTGAAGCGTCCACCGGTGCCACGCAGGTGGAGGGTTCGGATCCAGTGCCGCGCGACGGCGTCGTACCTCCCAAAACGGCGGACGGTGCAGCAGGCCAGCTTGGCACCACCACCAACCCCGCCGTGGTGGCACCCAGCCCGGCGGGCGTGCCCACACCGCCCCAGCAGGTACCGCCAACAGCTGCCGCGGCGGTTGTGAACCAGCCGGGACATCCGCCCCTGGCCGAGCAGTTGAGCCGGCCCATCTTTGCGCTGGCCACGGGACAAAATGGCGGCCAGATCATGACGGTGCAGGTGGTGCCGGATTCGCTGGGGCCGGTGACGGTGCGGGCGCACATGGCCGCAGACGGCATCCGGATTGAACTCCTCGCCGCAACAGACCTCGGCAGAGACGGCCTGCGGCTGATCATGGCAGACCTCAAA
This region of Arthrobacter alpinus genomic DNA includes:
- a CDS encoding flagellar hook-length control protein FliK, coding for MTAVGAGTLLAAVAPARRASGGDHGQERTGFSDSLQGAVDAGLGDGGAVQQAPAAADPGLFGAEGSHAHGAEQLASWPVNHAIPTGLTGIAAPFTTVTGTPDAALSAEASDNAALVAATAVGAISDAGPATPAAPAAATDAAKAPAAAVANAPVAAAPISAAGPAAVPGSTVPGADVASPDSTSPSPTGTVLTSAALTSAALTSAALTSAVPNGAPGAAGPAPGAASAPATASPPVQVVPADGEASTGATQVEGSDPVPRDGVVPPKTADGAAGQLGTTTNPAVVAPSPAGVPTPPQQVPPTAAAAVVNQPGHPPLAEQLSRPIFALATGQNGGQIMTVQVVPDSLGPVTVRAHMAADGIRIELLAATDLGRDGLRLIMADLKRDLSGQGITSSLSLNPELGGGAGGSGQAFRGNAGAPTGTWNQGSGAETAGEAPPSSAPANRTLSTISLDITV